The following are encoded together in the Rhodanobacter soli genome:
- a CDS encoding Ppx/GppA phosphatase family protein: MSPAEQTPIRDGELIAAVDMGSNSFHLVVARMEHGEPRVIDRLRDTVRMAAGLRADGTLDAERRARAMACLARFGQRIAGLPSIRVRAVATNTVRRLASPQTFLTTAEAALGHPIEVVSGREEGRLIFLGAAHDLPASREPRLVIDVGGGSTEFIIGRGLAPLHTESVQAGCIASTLRFFPGGKLTRKRWQRARSEIGVLLQQFAEDFRESGWQDAYGSSGTAKSIGAVVQAMKFSDDGITPASLAALSDALIEHGQIGTLKLPGLVEERAPVIAGGVVIFEAAFAALGIERLRVCESSMREGLLWDLLGRAGGSDPRTASIDALATRYGVDRAQARRVESTALLLFDQVARAWKLDSDAREWLSWASRVHEIGLAIAHSQHHHHGAYILRHADLAGFSRQEQQLLAAVVEMHRRKPDRAVVATLPQRYRQLARYTTALLRLAVLFRRARRAESLPQMRLAASSKSLRLTLPLTWFEQHPLSEADLQQEQSPMAELGIKLDISSS; encoded by the coding sequence GTGAGTCCAGCCGAACAGACACCGATCCGCGACGGCGAACTGATCGCCGCCGTGGACATGGGCTCGAACAGCTTCCACCTGGTGGTGGCGCGCATGGAACACGGCGAGCCGCGCGTGATCGACCGACTGCGCGACACCGTGCGGATGGCCGCCGGCCTGCGCGCCGACGGTACCCTGGATGCCGAACGGCGCGCCCGCGCGATGGCCTGCCTGGCCCGTTTCGGCCAGCGCATCGCCGGCCTGCCGTCGATACGGGTGCGCGCGGTGGCCACCAACACGGTGCGCCGGCTGGCCTCGCCGCAGACCTTCCTGACCACCGCCGAGGCCGCACTCGGCCACCCGATCGAGGTGGTCTCCGGGCGCGAGGAAGGCCGCCTGATCTTCCTCGGCGCGGCGCACGACCTGCCCGCCTCGCGCGAACCGCGGCTGGTGATCGACGTGGGCGGCGGCAGCACCGAGTTCATCATCGGCCGCGGGCTGGCGCCGCTGCACACCGAGAGCGTGCAGGCCGGCTGCATCGCCTCGACGCTGCGTTTCTTCCCCGGCGGCAAGCTCACCCGCAAGCGCTGGCAGCGCGCGCGCAGCGAGATCGGCGTGCTGCTGCAGCAGTTCGCCGAAGACTTCCGCGAGTCGGGCTGGCAGGACGCCTACGGATCCTCCGGCACCGCCAAGTCGATCGGCGCGGTGGTGCAGGCGATGAAATTCTCCGACGACGGCATCACGCCGGCCTCGCTCGCCGCGCTCAGCGACGCGCTGATCGAGCATGGCCAGATCGGTACGCTGAAGCTGCCCGGCCTGGTCGAAGAGCGCGCGCCGGTGATCGCCGGCGGCGTGGTGATCTTCGAGGCGGCCTTCGCCGCGCTCGGCATCGAACGGCTGCGCGTATGCGAAAGCTCGATGCGCGAAGGCCTGCTGTGGGACCTGCTCGGCCGCGCCGGCGGCAGCGACCCGCGCACCGCCAGCATCGACGCGCTGGCCACCCGCTACGGCGTGGATCGCGCCCAGGCGCGCCGGGTCGAGTCGACCGCCCTGCTGCTGTTCGACCAGGTCGCGCGCGCCTGGAAACTGGACTCCGATGCCCGCGAGTGGCTGTCGTGGGCCTCGCGCGTGCACGAGATCGGCCTGGCCATCGCGCATAGCCAGCACCACCACCATGGCGCCTATATCCTGCGCCACGCCGACCTGGCCGGCTTCTCGCGGCAGGAGCAGCAGTTGCTGGCGGCCGTGGTGGAGATGCACCGGCGCAAGCCGGACAGGGCGGTGGTCGCCACCTTGCCGCAGCGCTATCGCCAGCTGGCCCGCTACACCACCGCCCTGTTGCGCCTGGCCGTACTGTTCCGCCGCGCACGCCGTGCCGAGTCGTTGCCGCAAATGCGCCTGGCCGCCAGCAGCAAATCGCTGCGGCTGACCCTGCCGCTGACCTGGTTCGAGCAGCACCCGCTCAGCGAAGCCGATCTGCAGCAGGAACAATCGCCGATGGCCGAGTTGGGCATCAAGCTGGACATCTCCAGCAGCTGA
- the ppk1 gene encoding polyphosphate kinase 1 — translation MAQPSPTSSASPDATDLTTPGLYLSRELAALEFNFRVLAMARDAAVPLLERLRYLSIVANNLDEFFEVRVAMLKHHHAYGSAAPGPDGIPSGELLARIRSRVLDLVAEVYAAWQEQIGPQLDAEQIHILTRKRWNPRQHRWLRGYFEHEVLPVLSPLGLDPAHPFPRILNKTLNIAVVLRGRDAFGHEGHMALVRAPRSLPRIIRVPAEVSGPGEHFVFLAELLQAFVDLMFPGLKVVGSYQFRVTRNSELIVEEAEVENLALALSEELVGRGYARPVRLEIANDCPKAITAMLTQNFQLDDADVYRCDGPVNIIRAGLIYDWLDRPELKFPRFNPQLPPALESGRNKFDLIGQRDVLLHHPYQSFAAVIDLLRQATADPQVLAIKQTLYRAGEDTPLVDLLVEAARNGKDVTVVIELRARFDEEANIRLATRLQEAGVQVVYGVVGYKTHAKMMLIVRREGDTLRRYVHLSTGNYHQANSRMYTDIGLMTANPEIGEDLHKVFQQLSGLGPIIELKRLLHSPFTLYPSVLAKIERETAHAQAGRPARIVAKLNALNEARVIEALYRASQAGVEIDLIVRGACTLRPGLPGISERIRVRSIVGRFLEHSRVYWFANDGDPEIYCASADWMERNLMRRIEVAFPILDPELAARVFEETLANGLADNTQAWLLGGDGRYVRAEPGDNPPYSAQSGLLERYCQ, via the coding sequence ACTGGCCGCGCTGGAGTTCAATTTCCGCGTGCTGGCGATGGCCCGCGACGCCGCCGTGCCGCTGCTGGAGCGGCTGCGCTACCTGAGCATCGTGGCGAACAATCTCGACGAGTTCTTCGAGGTGCGCGTGGCGATGCTCAAGCATCACCACGCCTACGGCTCGGCCGCCCCGGGGCCGGACGGCATTCCTTCCGGCGAACTGCTGGCGCGCATCCGCAGCCGCGTGCTGGACCTGGTCGCCGAGGTCTACGCCGCCTGGCAGGAGCAGATCGGCCCGCAGCTCGACGCCGAGCAGATCCACATCCTCACCCGCAAGCGCTGGAACCCGCGCCAGCACCGCTGGCTGCGCGGCTACTTCGAGCACGAGGTGCTGCCGGTGCTGTCGCCGCTGGGACTGGACCCGGCGCACCCGTTCCCGCGCATCCTCAACAAGACGCTGAACATCGCGGTGGTGCTGCGCGGCCGCGACGCGTTCGGCCACGAAGGCCACATGGCGCTGGTGCGGGCGCCGCGTTCGCTGCCGCGGATCATCCGCGTCCCGGCCGAAGTCAGCGGCCCGGGCGAGCATTTCGTGTTCCTCGCCGAACTGCTGCAGGCCTTCGTCGACCTGATGTTCCCCGGCCTCAAGGTGGTCGGCTCGTACCAGTTCCGGGTCACCCGCAACAGCGAGCTGATCGTCGAGGAGGCTGAGGTGGAGAACCTGGCCCTCGCGCTCAGCGAGGAACTGGTCGGGCGTGGTTATGCGCGCCCCGTGCGGCTGGAGATCGCCAACGATTGCCCGAAGGCGATCACCGCGATGCTGACCCAGAACTTCCAGTTGGACGACGCCGACGTGTACCGCTGCGACGGCCCGGTCAACATCATCCGCGCGGGCCTCATCTATGACTGGCTGGACCGGCCGGAACTGAAGTTCCCGCGCTTCAACCCGCAGCTGCCGCCGGCGCTCGAGAGCGGGCGCAACAAGTTCGACCTGATCGGCCAGCGCGACGTGCTGCTGCACCACCCGTACCAGAGCTTCGCCGCGGTGATCGACCTGCTGCGCCAGGCCACCGCCGACCCGCAGGTGCTGGCGATCAAGCAGACCCTGTACCGCGCCGGCGAGGACACGCCGCTGGTCGACCTGCTGGTGGAAGCGGCGCGCAACGGCAAGGACGTCACCGTGGTGATCGAGTTGCGCGCGCGTTTCGATGAGGAGGCCAACATCCGCCTGGCCACGCGCCTGCAGGAGGCCGGTGTGCAGGTGGTCTACGGCGTGGTCGGCTACAAGACCCACGCCAAGATGATGCTGATCGTGCGCCGCGAGGGCGACACGCTGCGCCGCTACGTGCACCTGTCCACCGGCAACTACCACCAGGCCAACAGCCGGATGTACACCGACATCGGCCTGATGACGGCGAACCCGGAGATCGGCGAAGACCTGCACAAGGTGTTCCAGCAGCTGTCCGGCCTGGGCCCGATCATCGAGCTGAAGCGGCTGCTGCATTCGCCGTTCACGCTGTATCCCAGCGTGCTGGCCAAGATCGAGCGCGAGACGGCGCACGCGCAGGCCGGCCGCCCCGCGCGCATCGTCGCCAAGCTCAACGCGCTGAACGAGGCGCGCGTGATCGAGGCGCTGTACCGCGCCTCGCAGGCCGGCGTGGAGATCGACCTGATCGTGCGCGGCGCGTGCACCCTGCGTCCCGGCCTGCCCGGCATTTCCGAGCGCATCCGCGTGCGCTCGATCGTGGGGCGCTTCCTCGAACACAGCCGGGTGTACTGGTTCGCCAACGACGGCGACCCCGAGATCTACTGCGCCAGCGCGGACTGGATGGAGCGCAACCTGATGCGGCGGATCGAGGTGGCGTTCCCGATCCTCGACCCCGAGCTGGCCGCGCGCGTGTTCGAGGAAACCCTGGCCAACGGCCTGGCCGACAACACCCAGGCCTGGCTGCTCGGCGGCGACGGCCGCTACGTGCGCGCCGAGCCCGGCGACAACCCGCCGTACAGCGCGCAGTCGGGTCTGCTCGAACGCTACTGCCAATGA